Proteins found in one Massilia sp. H6 genomic segment:
- a CDS encoding ABC transporter ATP-binding protein yields the protein MELRIRNLSKTYANGVVALDRVTLTIPAGMFGLLGPNGAGKSTLMRILATLQECDAGSVFLDDIDVLDEKDEVRRMLGYLPQDFGVYPKVTAYELLDHFAQLKGLSHKGRRREVVDGLLQQTNLWEVRNQRMGTYSGGMRQRFGIAQALLGDPRLIIVDEPTAGLDPQERVRFHNLLSEIGEDKTVILSTHIVSDVADLCANMAIINKGQVLLCGDPQDLVYEVEDNIWARFVTKQELPLFQKRHQVISTRLLTGRTLIHVYAEGDPGDGFEPARASLDDVYFATIAGRFNAAAVDC from the coding sequence ATGGAATTACGTATCCGCAATCTGTCGAAGACCTACGCCAATGGCGTGGTGGCGCTCGACCGTGTCACGCTGACCATCCCTGCCGGGATGTTCGGCCTGCTCGGCCCGAACGGCGCCGGCAAATCGACGCTGATGCGGATCCTGGCCACGCTGCAGGAATGCGATGCCGGCTCGGTCTTCCTGGACGACATCGATGTCCTCGACGAAAAGGACGAAGTGCGCCGCATGCTTGGCTACTTGCCGCAGGATTTCGGCGTCTACCCGAAAGTGACCGCTTACGAACTGCTCGATCATTTCGCCCAGCTCAAGGGCCTGTCGCACAAGGGGCGGCGGCGCGAAGTGGTCGACGGCCTGCTCCAGCAAACCAATCTCTGGGAAGTGCGCAACCAGCGCATGGGCACGTATTCGGGCGGCATGCGCCAGCGCTTCGGCATCGCCCAGGCGCTGCTGGGCGACCCGCGCCTGATCATCGTCGATGAACCAACCGCGGGCCTGGACCCGCAGGAACGGGTGCGCTTCCACAACCTGCTGTCCGAGATCGGCGAAGACAAGACCGTCATCCTGTCGACCCACATCGTGTCGGACGTGGCCGATTTGTGCGCCAACATGGCGATCATCAACAAGGGCCAGGTGCTGCTGTGCGGCGACCCGCAAGACCTGGTCTACGAGGTCGAAGACAATATCTGGGCGCGCTTCGTCACCAAGCAGGAACTGCCGCTGTTCCAGAAACGCCACCAGGTCATCTCGACCCGCCTGCTCACCGGCCGCACCCTGATCCACGTATATGCCGAGGGCGACCCGGGCGACGGCTTCGAGCCGGCGCGCGCCAGCCTGGACGATGTGTACTTCGCCACCATCGCCGGCCGCTTCAACGCCGCCGCAGTGGATTGCTGA
- a CDS encoding S41 family peptidase has product MWLLSLLAVLWSFMQVPTAAADEASQTVTAAQFRADLAFMRETIVRMHPDPEFSTNKRALDTAFDRLGQDVPPRLTRDEAWRRLASLNPLFADAHFLVGYADWRGDTLSWLAGGGTLFPLEVELDEDAELYVRRATPSAERERIVSINGIDARTVVRTLLAKTHGDTPSFRARLLAQRWWLFYWKTYGAPLQYRLALEKGGQGRIVDLPGSRAVPAFMRDEAQFAHQFNLDIRCCGSAVLTVGSFSASDPAPFMAFTHDAFTKIRNAGVTSLVIDISNNGGGDDAMWLDGLMPYLATTPYRTGSTYRAMSRARPGVQGEVSDGEISTWRQPQLNHPLHFGGKIVVKIGPATYSSAILFANVMRDFGLAKLVGRGGAARRSQSGGVRGVSLPHTGLVLSLPRFILDPPAGRVPGALLEAQAAQPGEL; this is encoded by the coding sequence ATGTGGCTTCTCTCCCTGCTTGCGGTGCTGTGGTCATTCATGCAGGTGCCAACTGCAGCGGCTGACGAGGCCTCACAGACGGTCACTGCCGCCCAGTTCCGCGCCGACCTCGCCTTTATGCGCGAAACGATCGTGCGCATGCATCCTGATCCCGAATTTTCCACGAATAAACGCGCCCTGGACACGGCGTTCGACCGCCTGGGCCAGGATGTGCCGCCGCGACTGACGCGCGACGAGGCATGGCGGCGGCTCGCCTCGCTCAATCCGCTGTTTGCCGATGCCCATTTCTTGGTGGGCTACGCTGACTGGCGAGGCGATACGCTGTCTTGGCTGGCCGGTGGCGGCACCTTGTTTCCGCTAGAGGTGGAGCTCGACGAGGACGCGGAACTGTATGTGCGCCGCGCTACCCCATCGGCTGAGCGGGAGCGCATCGTGTCGATCAACGGGATCGATGCCAGGACGGTAGTGCGCACGCTGTTGGCGAAAACCCACGGCGATACGCCAAGCTTCCGGGCCAGGCTGCTGGCCCAGCGCTGGTGGCTGTTCTACTGGAAGACCTACGGAGCGCCCTTGCAATACCGCCTGGCGCTCGAGAAGGGCGGGCAGGGGCGGATAGTCGACTTGCCCGGCAGTCGCGCCGTACCCGCCTTCATGCGCGATGAAGCACAGTTCGCGCACCAATTCAATCTCGACATCCGCTGTTGCGGCAGCGCCGTGCTCACGGTCGGCAGCTTCAGCGCGTCCGACCCTGCGCCGTTCATGGCCTTCACGCACGACGCCTTCACCAAAATCCGGAATGCGGGCGTGACCTCATTGGTCATCGATATCAGCAACAATGGTGGCGGCGACGACGCGATGTGGCTGGACGGGCTCATGCCCTATCTCGCCACCACGCCCTACCGTACCGGATCGACGTACAGGGCAATGTCGCGCGCTCGGCCGGGCGTCCAGGGCGAGGTGTCGGACGGCGAAATTTCCACATGGCGCCAGCCGCAACTGAACCATCCGCTGCATTTCGGCGGCAAGATAGTTGTGAAGATTGGGCCGGCAACCTATTCTTCGGCCATTCTGTTCGCCAACGTCATGCGCGATTTCGGACTGGCCAAGCTGGTCGGTCGCGGCGGCGCGGCGCGGCGCTCGCAGTCGGGCGGGGTGCGCGGCGTCAGCTTGCCACACACTGGCCTGGTGCTGTCGCTACCGCGCTTTATCCTCGATCCCCCAGCGGGGCGCGTGCCCGGCGCCTTGCTCGAGGCGCAAGCCGCGCAGCCGGGCGAACTGTAA
- a CDS encoding polymer-forming cytoskeletal protein: MFGRQVKSEIDSLVGISARIEGDLCFTGGLRIDGEVHGNVLAAEGADSMLIVSEHARIEGEVRCANLVVNGYIAGSVHSSELLELQPKGRIHGDVHYRLLEMHGGALVTGKLTHEPAGEPVFHLADAEAG; the protein is encoded by the coding sequence ATGTTCGGTCGACAAGTAAAAAGCGAGATAGACAGCCTGGTCGGCATCTCGGCCCGGATCGAGGGCGACCTGTGCTTCACCGGGGGGCTGCGCATCGATGGCGAAGTGCATGGCAACGTGCTTGCGGCCGAAGGCGCCGACAGCATGCTGATCGTGTCCGAGCATGCCCGCATCGAAGGCGAGGTACGCTGCGCCAACCTGGTCGTCAACGGCTATATCGCCGGGTCGGTGCATTCGTCGGAACTGCTTGAATTACAGCCGAAAGGCCGCATACATGGTGATGTCCATTACCGTTTGCTCGAAATGCATGGCGGCGCCCTGGTCACCGGGAAACTGACCCATGAACCAGCCGGCGAACCGGTGTTTCATTTGGCCGACGCCGAGGCTGGATAG
- a CDS encoding alpha/beta hydrolase, giving the protein MNTRSFLPAALWLMASTATAAATAAADTRNCHLPGATDTLRCVTLDVPLDHAQPRAGSLKLHVTVAPAHRDGVIGDPLFVLAGGPGEAGSDVVPLLSLAFNRVRATRDIVFIDQRGTGLSGKLDCKSTPEYEHMSQEQLEAELRACIGAHKAPWGAYTTDAAARDIEVVRRKLGYGAVNVWGGSYGTRLAQAYARLYPASVRSLVLDGVAAPDQVIPAGARDAQAALDKTFALCAKDAACNKAFPNVRAEFDGLTAKLAAGPIRLSLTNPRTAQPLTLSMSSERFLGTVHSILYSPADARRLPYLIHNAAQGRWQPFVARQNMASDYGVQGNIAMLMHLAVVCAEDIPRLTPELRAADAGQLTKTLADKIPAICQQMKVPAVAARAPTQITVPALLLSGALDPVTPPHRAASAAKYMARAQHVVVANAGHGVSQLGCAPRLLRAFLDKPQAALDAKCLNDIPAPTFQLGSAGPQP; this is encoded by the coding sequence GTGAATACAAGATCGTTCCTGCCCGCCGCCCTGTGGCTGATGGCATCCACGGCCACCGCGGCGGCGACCGCCGCCGCGGATACCCGCAACTGCCACCTGCCGGGCGCCACCGACACGCTGCGCTGCGTCACCCTGGATGTCCCGCTCGACCATGCCCAGCCCCGCGCCGGCAGCCTGAAGCTGCATGTCACGGTGGCCCCCGCGCACCGTGACGGCGTTATTGGCGACCCGCTGTTCGTGCTGGCCGGCGGCCCCGGCGAGGCCGGCAGCGACGTGGTGCCGCTGCTGTCGCTTGCCTTCAACCGGGTGCGCGCCACCCGCGACATCGTGTTCATCGACCAGCGCGGCACCGGTCTGTCGGGCAAGCTCGATTGCAAGAGCACGCCCGAATACGAGCACATGAGCCAGGAGCAGCTCGAAGCCGAACTGCGCGCCTGCATCGGCGCCCACAAGGCGCCATGGGGCGCCTACACCACCGATGCCGCCGCGCGCGACATCGAAGTCGTGCGCCGCAAGCTCGGCTACGGCGCCGTGAATGTCTGGGGTGGTTCGTATGGCACGCGCCTGGCCCAGGCCTATGCGCGCCTGTACCCGGCCAGCGTGCGCAGCCTGGTGCTCGACGGCGTAGCCGCGCCCGACCAGGTAATTCCGGCCGGCGCCCGCGACGCCCAGGCCGCGCTCGACAAGACCTTCGCACTGTGCGCCAAGGATGCCGCCTGCAACAAGGCCTTCCCGAACGTGCGCGCCGAGTTCGACGGCTTGACCGCGAAGCTGGCCGCCGGCCCGATCCGGCTGTCGCTGACCAACCCGCGCACCGCGCAGCCACTGACGCTGAGCATGAGCTCGGAGCGCTTCCTGGGCACCGTGCACAGCATCCTGTACTCGCCGGCCGATGCGCGCCGCCTGCCCTACCTGATCCACAATGCGGCCCAGGGCCGCTGGCAGCCCTTCGTGGCGCGCCAGAACATGGCGAGCGACTACGGCGTCCAAGGCAATATCGCGATGCTGATGCACCTGGCGGTGGTCTGCGCCGAAGACATTCCGCGCCTCACGCCCGAGCTGCGTGCCGCGGACGCCGGCCAGCTGACCAAGACCCTGGCCGACAAGATCCCGGCCATCTGCCAGCAGATGAAGGTGCCTGCGGTGGCCGCGCGCGCGCCGACGCAGATCACGGTGCCGGCCCTGCTGCTGTCGGGCGCGCTGGACCCGGTCACGCCGCCGCACCGCGCCGCCAGCGCCGCGAAATACATGGCGCGCGCCCAGCATGTGGTGGTGGCCAATGCCGGTCATGGCGTGTCGCAGCTTGGCTGCGCGCCGCGCCTGCTGCGCGCATTTCTCGACAAGCCGCAGGCTGCGCTCGATGCCAAATGCCTGAACGATATCCCGGCCCCCACCTTCCAGCTCGGCAGCGCCGGTCCGCAACCATAA
- a CDS encoding OsmC family protein: MEVKVIWNGPSGMGFRAETGSGHVVAMDGAPEGGGHNLAPRPMELVLAGTGGCSAYDVVLILKRGREDIRGCDVTLQAERADTDPKVFTKINFHFTVTGRNLKPAAVERAVTLSHEKYCSASIMLAKTVEMTHTIEIVEV; encoded by the coding sequence ATGGAAGTCAAAGTCATCTGGAACGGCCCGTCGGGCATGGGGTTTCGTGCCGAAACCGGCAGCGGCCACGTGGTGGCCATGGATGGGGCGCCCGAAGGCGGTGGCCACAACCTGGCGCCGCGCCCGATGGAACTGGTCCTGGCCGGCACCGGCGGCTGCAGCGCCTACGACGTGGTGCTGATCCTGAAGCGCGGCCGCGAGGACATACGCGGCTGCGACGTGACGCTGCAGGCCGAGCGCGCCGACACCGACCCCAAGGTATTTACCAAGATTAACTTTCACTTCACGGTCACCGGGCGCAATCTCAAGCCGGCAGCGGTGGAACGCGCCGTGACCCTGTCGCACGAAAAATACTGCTCGGCCTCGATCATGCTGGCCAAGACGGTAGAGATGACGCATACGATCGAAATCGTGGAAGTGTAA
- a CDS encoding helix-turn-helix domain-containing protein, with protein MQDEYWQVDDPALIEALASPIRQEIVDTLGALGVPVSAAELSLQLGRHVDGLYYHLKLLAKSGLVVESMADQDEARRYALPGAGTLALRLAYRTDTEPGKHALRKFARAMLKVAQQDFDDGLDMPEVVTSGSARQLWAARNKAWLSKDELAEANTLLQRLCDLMSQPRTPERTQLLSCAFVLAPHLARTKRRGSDGSTDGG; from the coding sequence ATGCAGGATGAATACTGGCAAGTCGACGATCCGGCATTGATCGAGGCGCTTGCCTCGCCTATCCGCCAGGAGATCGTCGACACCCTGGGCGCGCTTGGCGTCCCGGTCAGCGCGGCCGAGCTTTCCCTACAGCTCGGCAGGCATGTCGATGGGCTGTATTACCACCTGAAGTTGCTCGCGAAATCCGGATTGGTCGTGGAGTCGATGGCAGATCAAGATGAGGCGCGCCGCTATGCACTTCCGGGAGCAGGTACGCTAGCGCTGCGGCTCGCCTACCGCACCGATACTGAGCCCGGTAAACATGCACTGCGCAAGTTCGCGCGTGCCATGCTGAAAGTGGCACAGCAGGATTTCGATGACGGGCTGGACATGCCGGAGGTCGTCACGAGCGGCAGCGCGCGCCAGCTATGGGCGGCGCGCAACAAGGCGTGGCTGAGTAAAGATGAACTGGCGGAGGCGAATACGCTGCTGCAACGCCTGTGCGACCTGATGAGCCAGCCTCGCACGCCGGAGCGCACGCAGCTTCTCAGTTGTGCGTTCGTGCTGGCGCCGCACTTGGCGCGTACGAAGCGCAGGGGGAGCGATGGAAGTACCGATGGAGGGTGA
- the rplM gene encoding 50S ribosomal protein L13 encodes MKTFSAKGHEVQRDWFVIDATDLVLGRVASEVALRLRGKHKPEFTPHVDTGDFIVVINAGKLRVTGTKATNKTYYRHSGYPGGIYETNFLKMQQRFPGRALEKAVKGMLPKGPLGYAMIKKLKVYAEGSHPHAAQQPQALTL; translated from the coding sequence ATGAAAACTTTTTCCGCTAAGGGCCATGAAGTCCAGCGCGACTGGTTTGTGATTGACGCGACGGACTTGGTCCTCGGACGTGTTGCCAGCGAAGTGGCACTCCGACTGCGCGGCAAACACAAGCCAGAATTCACTCCGCACGTCGATACCGGTGACTTTATTGTCGTCATCAACGCAGGCAAACTGCGCGTGACCGGCACCAAAGCCACCAACAAGACCTACTACCGTCACTCGGGCTACCCGGGCGGTATCTACGAAACCAACTTCCTGAAAATGCAACAGCGCTTCCCGGGCCGCGCCCTGGAAAAAGCTGTCAAAGGCATGCTGCCAAAGGGCCCGCTGGGCTATGCAATGATCAAGAAGCTGAAAGTGTACGCGGAAGGTTCGCACCCGCACGCAGCACAGCAACCACAAGCACTGACCCTCTAA
- a CDS encoding ABC transporter permease, producing the protein MKSKLLIVFRKELRETLREKRTVALLAMFTLLYPILIGLMLHQLIDKNTKTEREGVELAVIGGAKAPTLMAQLGEKNITVQATQPMTEDAIGELLRTKKVAAVLRLPDDYAENYYALRPARLEVWYDSATESGPQRREVEDVLEAYGANVASARLLAHGVSPAALTPIQVQRYDTGTNASRSAVIIGGIIGILFFPAFMLSMSAAVDSTAGERERRSLEVLMAQPLHTWELVGGKWLAASILGIVGVTLELILGHLILKWLPLEEIGMSWSLGWGDLALVCLATVPLSLLAGALYVALAMNAKTFKEAQTVLGIVMIVPLIPGMVLSFLDLKTAQWMYLVPMVSNQTLVKELSKGGDIGALPFLMTFLCALLPALAVAVFASWRMKSERYVLGV; encoded by the coding sequence ATGAAATCCAAGCTGTTGATCGTGTTTCGCAAGGAACTGCGCGAGACCCTGCGCGAGAAGCGCACCGTTGCCCTGCTCGCGATGTTCACGCTGCTGTACCCGATCCTGATCGGCCTGATGCTGCACCAGCTGATCGACAAGAACACCAAGACCGAACGCGAAGGCGTCGAGCTGGCGGTGATCGGCGGCGCCAAGGCCCCGACCCTGATGGCCCAGTTGGGCGAAAAGAACATCACGGTCCAGGCTACCCAACCGATGACCGAAGACGCCATCGGCGAGCTGCTGCGCACCAAGAAAGTCGCGGCGGTGCTGCGCCTGCCCGACGACTATGCCGAAAACTATTACGCGCTGCGTCCGGCCCGTCTCGAAGTCTGGTACGACTCGGCGACCGAGTCCGGCCCGCAGCGCCGCGAAGTCGAAGACGTGCTGGAAGCCTACGGCGCCAACGTCGCCAGCGCGCGCCTGCTGGCGCACGGCGTATCGCCCGCCGCGCTCACGCCGATCCAGGTGCAGCGCTACGACACCGGCACCAACGCGTCGCGCTCGGCGGTGATCATTGGCGGCATCATCGGCATCCTGTTCTTCCCGGCCTTCATGCTGAGCATGTCGGCGGCGGTCGACAGCACCGCCGGCGAACGCGAACGCCGTTCGCTCGAGGTGCTGATGGCGCAACCGCTCCACACCTGGGAACTGGTGGGCGGCAAATGGCTGGCCGCGAGCATCCTGGGCATCGTCGGCGTGACCCTCGAACTGATCCTGGGGCACCTGATCCTCAAGTGGCTGCCACTGGAAGAAATTGGCATGTCCTGGAGCCTGGGCTGGGGCGACCTGGCGCTGGTGTGCCTGGCGACGGTGCCATTGTCGCTGCTGGCCGGCGCGCTGTACGTGGCCCTGGCGATGAATGCCAAGACCTTCAAGGAAGCGCAGACGGTGCTGGGCATCGTGATGATCGTGCCGCTGATACCGGGCATGGTCCTGTCCTTCCTCGACCTCAAGACCGCGCAGTGGATGTACCTGGTGCCGATGGTATCGAACCAGACACTGGTCAAGGAGCTGTCCAAGGGCGGCGACATCGGCGCGCTGCCGTTCCTGATGACCTTCCTGTGCGCCCTGCTGCCGGCGCTGGCCGTGGCGGTCTTTGCCAGCTGGCGCATGAAGAGCGAGCGTTACGTGCTGGGCGTGTAA
- the coq7 gene encoding 2-polyprenyl-3-methyl-6-methoxy-1,4-benzoquinone monooxygenase: MTVRHTHSPLDRLITGFDKALRVVGGVAASSRPNPAAHATDSELSDEERRHSAGLMRVNHVGEVCAQALYDAQARFGRSDTIRAQFRKSAREEEDHLAWTAERLSELGSQPSVLNPLWYAGSYVLGSIAAKLGDQHSLGFVVETERQVEAHLGQHLEQLPPQDARSRAIVEQMRVDEIAHGASAQALGAKDTPMPVRLAMQAMSKVMTTTAYRI; the protein is encoded by the coding sequence ATGACCGTTCGCCACACCCATTCTCCCCTCGATCGCTTGATTACCGGTTTTGACAAGGCCCTGCGCGTGGTGGGCGGCGTCGCCGCGTCGTCGCGCCCGAATCCTGCCGCCCATGCGACCGACAGCGAATTGAGCGACGAAGAGCGCCGCCACAGTGCGGGCCTGATGCGCGTGAACCACGTCGGCGAAGTGTGCGCCCAGGCGCTGTACGACGCCCAGGCGCGCTTTGGCAGGAGCGACACCATCCGCGCCCAGTTCCGCAAGTCGGCACGCGAAGAAGAAGACCATTTGGCCTGGACCGCCGAGCGCCTGTCGGAGCTGGGTTCGCAGCCGAGCGTGCTCAATCCGCTGTGGTATGCGGGCTCCTATGTGCTCGGCAGCATCGCCGCCAAGCTGGGCGACCAGCACAGCCTGGGCTTCGTGGTCGAGACCGAGCGCCAGGTCGAAGCCCACCTCGGCCAGCATCTGGAGCAGTTGCCGCCGCAAGATGCGCGCTCGCGCGCGATCGTGGAACAGATGCGGGTCGATGAAATCGCCCACGGCGCCTCGGCCCAGGCGCTTGGCGCGAAAGACACGCCCATGCCAGTGAGGCTGGCGATGCAGGCAATGTCGAAGGTGATGACGACGACGGCATACCGGATTTAA
- the argC gene encoding N-acetyl-gamma-glutamyl-phosphate reductase yields MIKVGIVGGTGYTGVELLRLLAARPDVQLTAITSRKEDGLLVSDMFPSLRGVVDLAFSSPDKADLTQCDVVFFATPHGVAMAQAPALLAAGVKVIDLAADFRLKDQATFEKWYKIPHTAPELIEEAVYGLPELNREDIKSARLIANPGCYPTTMQLGFYPLLKAGIIDAGNLIADAKSGVSGAGRKAEIGTLFSESSDNFKAYGVHGHRHTPETSAQLARYTDQKVGLVFTPHLVPMIRGMHATLYARLTKEIDDAALQALFEDEYKDSPFVDVMPFGSHPETRSTRGSNMLRLAVHRPDGGNTVVILVVQDNLVKGASGQAVQCMNLMFGLDETTGLRQIALLP; encoded by the coding sequence ATGATCAAAGTTGGCATCGTTGGCGGCACCGGATACACGGGCGTGGAATTGCTGCGGCTGTTGGCCGCGCGTCCCGACGTACAACTGACCGCGATCACCTCGCGCAAGGAAGACGGCCTCTTGGTATCCGACATGTTTCCGTCGCTGCGCGGGGTGGTCGACCTGGCCTTCTCGAGCCCGGACAAAGCCGACCTGACCCAATGCGACGTGGTGTTCTTCGCGACCCCGCACGGCGTCGCCATGGCCCAGGCCCCGGCCTTGCTGGCGGCAGGCGTCAAGGTGATCGACCTGGCGGCCGACTTCCGGCTGAAAGACCAGGCCACGTTCGAGAAGTGGTACAAGATCCCGCATACCGCGCCCGAGCTGATCGAAGAAGCCGTGTACGGCCTGCCTGAGCTGAACCGCGAAGACATCAAGAGCGCGCGCCTGATCGCCAACCCGGGCTGCTACCCGACCACGATGCAACTGGGCTTTTATCCGCTGCTCAAGGCCGGCATCATCGATGCGGGCAACCTGATCGCCGACGCCAAATCCGGCGTCTCTGGCGCCGGTCGCAAGGCCGAGATCGGCACGCTGTTCTCGGAGTCGAGCGACAACTTCAAGGCCTATGGCGTGCACGGTCACCGCCACACGCCGGAAACCTCGGCCCAGCTGGCCCGCTACACCGACCAGAAGGTCGGCCTGGTGTTCACGCCGCACCTGGTACCGATGATCCGCGGCATGCACGCGACCCTGTACGCGCGCCTGACCAAAGAGATCGACGATGCTGCGCTGCAGGCCCTGTTCGAAGATGAATACAAGGACAGCCCGTTCGTGGACGTGATGCCGTTCGGATCGCATCCCGAAACCCGTTCGACCCGCGGCTCGAACATGCTGCGCCTGGCGGTGCACCGCCCGGACGGCGGCAACACGGTCGTGATCCTGGTGGTGCAGGACAATCTGGTGAAAGGCGCTTCCGGCCAGGCCGTGCAGTGCATGAACCTGATGTTCGGCCTCGACGAAACCACGGGCTTGAGGCAGATCGCGCTGCTGCCGTAA
- the rpsI gene encoding 30S ribosomal protein S9 — MIGNYNYGTGRRKSAVARVFIKAGTGLIIVNGKPANEYFSRETGLMVIRQPLELTGNVERFDIKVNVHGGGESGQAGAVRHGITRALIDYDAGLKGDLARAGFVTRDAREVERKKVGLRKARRAKQFSKR, encoded by the coding sequence ATGATCGGTAACTACAACTACGGCACCGGCCGTCGCAAGAGTGCAGTCGCTCGCGTGTTCATCAAAGCGGGCACCGGCCTGATCATCGTGAACGGCAAGCCTGCGAACGAATACTTCTCGCGCGAAACCGGCCTGATGGTCATTCGCCAGCCGCTGGAACTGACCGGCAATGTCGAGCGTTTCGACATCAAGGTCAACGTGCACGGCGGTGGTGAGTCGGGCCAGGCAGGCGCCGTCCGTCACGGCATCACCCGCGCTCTGATCGACTACGACGCAGGCCTCAAGGGTGACCTGGCACGTGCCGGTTTCGTCACCCGTGACGCCCGTGAAGTCGAGCGTAAGAAAGTCGGCCTGCGTAAAGCACGTCGCGCAAAGCAGTTCTCGAAGCGTTAA
- a CDS encoding ATP-binding cassette domain-containing protein, translating into MIEVHDVRKQFGDVKALSGVSFTARDGQITALLGPNGAGKTTLLRTLVGLLKRDHGTISIDGIDPEQDPMAVRRSIGFLTDQFGLYERLSTREYLTYFGELNGMERAAINARIDEVSELLGMEDILARRSKGFSQGQRIKVALARTLLHRPRHLLLDEPSRGLDVMSTRALRTALGALRADGCCVIMATHVMQEVSHLCEDVIVIAAGHTVAQGSPDELCRRTGISNLEDAFVSLVGTEEGIA; encoded by the coding sequence ATGATTGAAGTCCACGATGTACGCAAGCAGTTCGGCGACGTAAAGGCGTTGTCCGGTGTCAGCTTCACCGCCCGCGACGGCCAGATCACCGCCCTGCTCGGCCCTAACGGCGCCGGCAAGACTACCCTGCTGCGCACCCTGGTCGGCCTGCTCAAGCGCGACCACGGCACGATCTCGATCGACGGCATCGATCCGGAACAAGACCCGATGGCGGTACGCCGCAGCATCGGTTTCCTGACCGACCAGTTCGGGTTGTACGAGCGCCTCTCCACCCGCGAATACCTCACTTATTTCGGCGAACTCAATGGCATGGAGCGTGCCGCCATCAATGCCCGCATCGACGAAGTGTCCGAACTGCTCGGCATGGAAGACATCCTGGCGCGCCGCAGCAAGGGCTTCTCGCAAGGCCAGCGCATCAAGGTAGCGCTGGCGCGCACGCTGCTGCACCGCCCGCGCCACCTGCTGCTAGACGAGCCCAGCCGCGGCCTGGACGTGATGAGCACGCGCGCATTGCGCACCGCCCTGGGCGCGCTGCGCGCCGACGGCTGCTGCGTGATCATGGCCACCCATGTGATGCAGGAAGTGAGTCACCTGTGCGAAGACGTGATCGTCATCGCCGCCGGCCACACCGTGGCCCAGGGTTCACCCGACGAACTGTGCCGGCGCACCGGCATCTCCAACCTCGAAGACGCTTTCGTCAGCCTGGTCGGCACCGAAGAAGGAATCGCATGA
- a CDS encoding ThiF family adenylyltransferase: protein MNKLIQDRLLALMREGRDRLEATDWFRVGLGLHYLAGLMTEEEIDFKLVDRAFNRFIYHTLGKGHSIASVLQFMSGEKVMPTVECARFMQALRSHCPEIPVESIPFLLELNLGVAKNISGLDPDGPLADWVARQKALAAGPHGG from the coding sequence ATGAACAAGCTGATCCAGGACAGGCTGCTGGCATTGATGCGCGAAGGCCGCGACCGCCTTGAAGCGACCGACTGGTTCCGGGTCGGGCTGGGGCTGCATTACCTTGCCGGGTTGATGACCGAGGAGGAAATCGACTTCAAGCTGGTCGACCGCGCGTTCAACCGCTTCATCTATCATACGCTGGGCAAGGGCCATAGCATCGCCAGCGTGCTGCAGTTCATGAGCGGCGAGAAGGTGATGCCAACCGTGGAATGCGCGCGCTTCATGCAGGCCTTGCGCAGCCACTGCCCGGAAATTCCAGTCGAATCGATTCCCTTCCTGCTCGAGCTCAATCTGGGCGTGGCCAAGAACATCTCGGGGCTCGACCCAGATGGTCCGCTGGCCGACTGGGTGGCGCGGCAAAAGGCACTGGCGGCCGGGCCGCACGGCGGCTGA
- the erpA gene encoding iron-sulfur cluster insertion protein ErpA, with product MNAVVEVQDLDTIPVPINFTDSAAEKVAQLIEEEGNPDLKLRVFVQGGGCSGFQYGFTFDEIVNEDDTTMEKNGVQLLIDSMSYQYLVGAEIDYKDDLEGAQFVIKNPNAQSTCGCGSSFSA from the coding sequence ATGAACGCAGTCGTCGAAGTACAAGACCTTGACACGATCCCCGTCCCGATCAACTTCACCGACAGCGCCGCAGAAAAAGTTGCACAGCTGATCGAAGAAGAGGGCAATCCCGACCTCAAGCTGCGCGTCTTCGTGCAAGGTGGCGGTTGCTCCGGTTTCCAGTATGGCTTCACGTTTGACGAAATCGTCAACGAAGACGACACCACGATGGAAAAGAACGGTGTCCAGCTGCTGATCGACTCGATGAGCTATCAGTACCTGGTCGGCGCCGAGATCGACTATAAAGACGACCTCGAAGGCGCCCAGTTCGTGATCAAGAATCCGAACGCCCAGTCGACCTGCGGCTGCGGTTCTTCGTTCTCCGCCTGA